A portion of the Stegostoma tigrinum isolate sSteTig4 chromosome 44, sSteTig4.hap1, whole genome shotgun sequence genome contains these proteins:
- the LOC132207203 gene encoding late histone H2A.2.2-like — protein MWPHCRILCESVCEIVAMSGRGKGGGGKARSKAKSRSSRAGLQFPVGRVHRLLRKGNYAERVGAGAPVYLAAVLEYLTAEILELAGNAARDNKKTRIIPRHLQLAVRNDEELNKLLGGVTIAQGGVLPNIQAVLLPKKTAAAGATKK, from the coding sequence ATGTGGCCGCATTGCAGAATTCTCTGTGAAAGTGTTTGTGAGATTGTGGCGATGTCTGGGAGAGGAAAGGGCGGTGGCGGGAAAGCTCGGTCGAAGGCGAAGTCTCGGTCGTCCCGGGCTGGGCTGCAGTTCCCGGTGGGCCGTGTTCacaggctcctgagaaagggtaactatgctgagcgtgtgggtgccggagcgccggtctatctggctgcggtgctcgagtacctgacggctgaaatcctcgagctggccggtaacgcggcccgggacaacaagaagacccgcatcatccccaggcacctccagctggccgtgcgcaacgacgaagagctcaacaagctgctgggaggggtgaccatcgctcagggcggggtgctgcctaatattcaggccgtgctgctgcccaagaaaaccgcCGCTGCGGGCGCCACTAAAAAGTGA